A section of the Paenibacillus sp. genome encodes:
- a CDS encoding alpha-glucosidase, with the protein MKRIWWKEAVAYQIYPRSFMDSNGDGIGDLQGVIGKLDYLKELGIDVIWICPIFKSPNDDNGYDISDYQDIMDEFGTMDDFDRLLRETHARGMKLILDLVINHTSDEHPWFIESRSSKTNPKRDYYIWADPKKDGSEPNNWESIFGGSAWKYDERTGQYFMHIFSARQPDLNWENPAVRRDLYAMVNWWLDKGIDGFRVDAISHIKKVPGFPDLPNPKKLRYVPSLDGHMNREGIHEFLDELKRETFAKYDIMTVGEANGVKAENADRWVGEKNGAFNMIFQFEHLGLWGKSEEGGLDLPALKETLTRWQKGLEGVGWNALFLENHDQPRSVSTWGDDAEHWDKSAKALAAMYFLMQGTPFIYQGQEIGMTNVQFDSIDDYNDVAIRNLYAIETANGKSHEEIMRVIWKNGRDNSRTPMQWSAAPNAGFTTGTPWLKVNPNYERINVERAVADPDSIYHFYKKLIELRKANPVAVYGAYDLVAEEHEHVYAYTRTYGSARWLVVVNLFAEHTTFRLPVGIACERAELLLANYETKPAISRAELRKLSLRPYEARVYRLS; encoded by the coding sequence ATGAAAAGAATCTGGTGGAAAGAAGCGGTCGCATATCAAATTTACCCGCGCAGCTTCATGGACAGCAACGGCGACGGGATCGGCGACCTGCAGGGCGTCATCGGCAAGCTCGATTATTTGAAAGAGCTCGGCATCGACGTCATCTGGATTTGTCCGATTTTCAAGTCGCCGAACGACGATAACGGGTACGATATTTCGGATTACCAAGACATTATGGACGAATTCGGCACGATGGACGATTTCGACCGGCTGCTGCGGGAGACGCATGCGCGCGGCATGAAGCTCATTCTCGATTTGGTCATCAACCATACGTCCGACGAGCATCCGTGGTTCATCGAATCGCGTTCGAGCAAGACCAATCCGAAGCGGGATTATTACATCTGGGCCGACCCGAAGAAGGACGGCTCCGAGCCGAACAATTGGGAGAGCATCTTCGGCGGGTCGGCTTGGAAATACGACGAGCGGACCGGCCAATATTTCATGCATATTTTCTCCGCGAGACAGCCGGACTTAAACTGGGAAAACCCGGCCGTTCGCCGCGATCTGTACGCGATGGTCAACTGGTGGCTGGACAAAGGGATCGACGGCTTCCGCGTCGACGCGATTTCTCACATTAAGAAAGTGCCGGGTTTCCCGGACCTGCCGAATCCGAAAAAACTGCGCTACGTTCCCTCGCTCGACGGGCATATGAACCGCGAAGGCATCCACGAGTTTTTGGACGAGTTGAAGCGCGAAACGTTCGCGAAGTACGACATTATGACCGTCGGCGAAGCGAACGGGGTGAAGGCGGAGAACGCCGATCGCTGGGTCGGCGAGAAGAACGGTGCATTCAATATGATCTTCCAGTTCGAGCATTTGGGTCTGTGGGGCAAAAGCGAGGAAGGCGGCTTGGACTTACCGGCCCTGAAGGAGACGCTCACCCGCTGGCAGAAAGGGCTGGAAGGCGTCGGCTGGAACGCGCTGTTTCTCGAAAACCACGACCAGCCGCGATCCGTGTCCACATGGGGAGACGACGCGGAGCACTGGGACAAATCCGCGAAGGCGCTCGCGGCCATGTACTTCTTGATGCAGGGGACGCCGTTCATTTATCAAGGTCAGGAAATCGGCATGACCAACGTGCAGTTCGACTCGATCGACGATTACAATGATGTCGCGATCCGGAACTTGTATGCGATCGAGACGGCGAACGGCAAAAGCCACGAAGAGATCATGCGCGTGATATGGAAGAACGGCCGCGACAATTCGCGTACTCCGATGCAGTGGAGCGCGGCGCCGAACGCCGGGTTTACGACGGGCACGCCTTGGCTCAAGGTGAATCCGAACTACGAGCGCATTAACGTCGAGCGCGCGGTCGCGGACCCGGATTCGATTTATCATTTCTATAAGAAGCTAATCGAACTGCGTAAAGCGAATCCGGTAGCGGTGTACGGCGCATACGATCTGGTTGCGGAGGAGCATGAGCACGTATACGCCTATACGCGAACGTACGGATCTGCGCGTTGGCTCGTCGTCGTCAACCTGTTCGCGGAGCATACGACGTTCCGGCTGCCGGTCGGCATCGCCTGCGAACGCGCGGAGCTGCTGCTCGCGAATTACGAGACGAAGCCCGCGATTTCTCGGGCGGAGCTCAGGAAATTGTCGCTGCGTCCGTATGAAGCACGCGTTTATCGCTTAAGCTGA